A window of the Paenibacillus woosongensis genome harbors these coding sequences:
- the sigK gene encoding RNA polymerase sporulation sigma factor SigK, which produces MELFSAIALFVKQLTLLVSYVKNNAFPQPLTEEEEAKHLQLMAEGDAVSRNMLIEHNLRLVAHIVKKFDNTGEDLEDLISIGTIGLIKAIESFRPNKGTKLATFAARCIENEILMHLRSLKKTRKDVSLHDPIGTDKEGNEITLIDILGTEADDVVDRVQLKMEKSKIYQNLDILEAREQEVIKGRFGLEHGGEERTQREIAKELGISRSYVSRIEKRALMKLYHEFYKKK; this is translated from the coding sequence ATGGAATTATTTTCTGCGATTGCCTTGTTTGTGAAGCAGCTGACTTTGCTAGTGTCTTATGTGAAAAACAATGCGTTTCCCCAGCCATTGACAGAGGAGGAGGAAGCGAAGCATCTTCAGCTTATGGCGGAAGGAGATGCTGTGTCCAGGAATATGCTGATTGAGCATAACCTGCGGCTGGTGGCTCATATCGTCAAGAAATTCGATAACACGGGCGAAGACCTGGAGGATCTCATCTCGATCGGGACGATCGGGCTGATTAAAGCGATCGAGAGCTTCCGGCCGAACAAAGGGACGAAGCTGGCGACATTTGCGGCCCGCTGTATCGAGAACGAGATACTGATGCATCTTCGGTCACTGAAAAAGACGCGTAAAGATGTGTCACTGCACGATCCGATTGGAACGGACAAAGAGGGCAATGAGATTACGCTCATAGATATATTGGGAACGGAAGCCGACGATGTGGTCGACCGGGTTCAACTAAAAATGGAAAAGAGCAAAATCTATCAAAACCTCGATATTCTCGAAGCAAGGGAGCAGGAGGTTATTAAGGGTCGCTTTGGTCTCGAACATGGAGGGGAGGAGCGGACGCAGCGTGAAATCGCCAAGGAGCTCGGCATTAGCCGTAGCTATGTGTCGCGGATCGAGAAAAGGGCGCTGATGAAGTTGTATCATGAGTTTTATAAGAAGAAATAA
- a CDS encoding acetate uptake transporter, whose protein sequence is MQIANSTHVKIITADPSGIGLFGLAIVTLVASSQKLGLTDGLSYVLPWAIFLGSFAQLFACIQDAKHNNTFGMTAFGAYAFFWFSMGVSWLIKLGAFGPELAAGIDGRQLGFAFTGYLIFTIFMTIGAMETHKVLFFIFVLIDLLFLGLAMDAFGIAPEVFHTLAAYAEMGIALLSLYGAGAAVLNVHFGRVFLPVGRPFGIFKPRT, encoded by the coding sequence ATGCAAATTGCAAATTCTACTCATGTCAAAATCATCACGGCTGATCCCAGCGGAATCGGCCTGTTTGGACTGGCGATCGTCACTCTAGTCGCTTCCTCGCAAAAGCTGGGACTGACGGACGGCTTAAGTTATGTCCTTCCGTGGGCGATATTTCTCGGGTCGTTCGCCCAGTTGTTCGCCTGCATCCAGGATGCGAAGCATAACAACACCTTTGGGATGACCGCCTTTGGCGCCTATGCCTTCTTCTGGTTCTCCATGGGCGTCAGCTGGCTGATCAAGCTCGGCGCATTCGGGCCGGAGCTGGCTGCTGGCATAGACGGCAGGCAGCTTGGCTTTGCTTTTACCGGATACCTCATCTTTACTATATTTATGACCATCGGTGCTATGGAGACACATAAAGTGCTCTTCTTCATATTTGTCCTGATTGATCTTCTTTTTCTAGGTCTAGCTATGGATGCATTTGGCATTGCCCCGGAAGTGTTCCACACCCTGGCTGCTTACGCGGAAATGGGGATTGCCCTGCTCTCGCTGTATGGCGCCGGAGCGGCGGTGCTGAATGTGCATTTCGGCCGGGTATTTCTGCCGGTAGGGCGCCCGTTTGGCATCTTCAAACCCCGGACCTGA
- a CDS encoding MFS transporter translates to MNKRAAARQDRQMLILRGINFWQYAILAVLAPFLPLYFANLGYSSSQVGFLMMIGPFVASMVQPFWGYVSDRLQTVKMMIFWLWMLAIVSSVALFNSGESYVLTLCFVLSLYFFYQPTMPLLDSISVQSAARRGRSYGSLRLFGSLGYTVVSLSGGLLLAVLGGITGLPYLLWAAWVVPLLLLIFLRDEPAEGEGMTLTTLKELFTNKSFLWFLFLVFVISVPHRMNDVMLGLYMKELGATDAMVGWAWALAAAMEIPVFALLGKYLNRIHEYVLIGIVGLLYTIRWFMYYVSDDPWVLLALQAGAAITFAVFWIVAMHYVARILPPQLGATGFSLLSMVYLGLAGMTGGVVGGRLSDLYGGSSMYLFASITSLVGGVLFLATEAMSRRRAWKAR, encoded by the coding sequence ATGAACAAAAGAGCTGCAGCACGACAAGACAGACAGATGCTGATCCTTCGTGGAATAAACTTCTGGCAGTACGCTATTTTAGCGGTGCTTGCGCCATTTTTGCCGTTGTATTTTGCGAACTTGGGGTATTCGTCCTCGCAAGTCGGTTTTCTTATGATGATTGGCCCGTTTGTGGCAAGCATGGTTCAGCCGTTCTGGGGGTATGTGAGCGACCGGCTGCAGACGGTAAAAATGATGATTTTTTGGCTGTGGATGTTGGCGATTGTCAGCAGTGTCGCATTGTTCAACTCTGGGGAGAGCTATGTACTGACGCTATGTTTCGTGTTATCGTTGTACTTCTTCTATCAGCCGACGATGCCGTTGCTGGACAGCATTTCCGTCCAATCGGCAGCGCGCAGGGGGAGATCCTACGGTTCGTTGCGGCTGTTCGGCTCTTTGGGCTACACCGTAGTATCCCTGTCGGGAGGGCTGCTGCTGGCTGTTTTGGGCGGGATTACCGGTCTGCCGTATTTGCTGTGGGCCGCTTGGGTCGTGCCGTTACTACTGCTGATCTTCCTGCGCGACGAGCCTGCCGAAGGAGAAGGCATGACTCTGACCACCTTAAAAGAACTGTTCACGAACAAATCATTCCTGTGGTTTCTGTTTCTGGTATTCGTCATTTCAGTTCCTCATCGGATGAATGATGTTATGCTTGGCCTGTACATGAAGGAGCTGGGCGCCACCGATGCCATGGTCGGATGGGCCTGGGCTCTGGCCGCGGCCATGGAAATTCCCGTATTCGCTTTGCTCGGCAAGTATCTAAACCGGATCCACGAATATGTGTTGATTGGCATTGTCGGTCTTTTATACACGATTCGTTGGTTCATGTATTATGTATCGGATGATCCGTGGGTTCTATTGGCGCTGCAAGCAGGGGCTGCTATTACCTTTGCTGTGTTTTGGATCGTGGCCATGCATTATGTCGCACGGATTCTTCCTCCGCAGCTAGGGGCTACGGGTTTTTCACTGCTGAGCATGGTGTATCTTGGCCTGGCCGGCATGACGGGCGGAGTCGTGGGCGGGAGACTATCCGATCTGTACGGGGGATCAAGCATGTATTTGTTTGCAAGCATTACTTCCCTTGTCGGAGGAGTCCTGTTTCTGGCGACGGAAGCGATGTCCCGCCGACGTGCCTGGAAAGCCCGGTGA
- a CDS encoding serine hydrolase domain-containing protein encodes MGDFRHLDAMLDGFTKKNLAGCACAVARHGEILYEGYHGYANVSKEIPISDETVFRLFSMTKVVVCTAAMMLFERGHFLLNEPLHEYIPEYKNPQVVKTKPNGEIYMEAAKNPILIKDAFCMTAGIPYPFGESESARQLRDLQQKLKDEHGKYSLLTEVKAAAQVPLAFEPGTQWLYGYGHDLVGALIEVISGKSLGQFLQEELFSPLGMTSTGYRYRDNIEERMASCYSPAADGSLQEVPGWLDEHHQADSIYESGGVGLYSTLKDYLAFTQMLANGGVGKGERIIGRKTIDLMRTNHLNDRQLADFHNSYLAGYGYGLGVRTMMDPAAGHSNSSIGEFGWTGAAGTWASIDPSEGFSVVYMHQLFPNMEEYHHLRVRAAAYGSL; translated from the coding sequence ATGGGAGATTTCCGGCATCTGGACGCAATGCTGGACGGCTTTACGAAGAAGAATCTTGCTGGCTGTGCCTGCGCTGTAGCAAGACATGGGGAAATTTTGTATGAAGGCTATCACGGTTACGCCAATGTAAGCAAGGAAATCCCGATATCTGACGAAACGGTGTTCCGGTTGTTCTCCATGACAAAAGTCGTCGTATGTACCGCAGCCATGATGCTCTTCGAAAGAGGACATTTTCTGCTGAATGAGCCGCTGCATGAATACATTCCCGAATATAAAAATCCGCAGGTCGTCAAGACCAAACCGAACGGCGAAATCTATATGGAAGCCGCCAAAAACCCGATTCTTATCAAAGACGCGTTCTGCATGACCGCAGGAATTCCTTACCCCTTCGGGGAATCCGAATCGGCCCGGCAGCTAAGAGATCTGCAGCAGAAGCTAAAGGATGAGCATGGAAAATACAGCCTGCTCACCGAAGTCAAAGCCGCAGCTCAGGTTCCGCTGGCCTTTGAACCGGGCACGCAGTGGCTTTACGGGTACGGGCACGACTTGGTCGGCGCTTTGATCGAGGTCATTTCCGGCAAATCGCTGGGCCAGTTTTTGCAGGAGGAGCTGTTCAGCCCTCTGGGAATGACCAGCACAGGATACCGTTATCGCGATAATATCGAGGAGCGGATGGCTTCCTGTTATAGCCCTGCCGCAGATGGATCTCTGCAGGAGGTTCCCGGCTGGCTTGATGAGCATCATCAGGCAGACTCTATTTATGAGAGCGGCGGTGTCGGACTCTACTCCACCTTGAAGGATTATCTGGCCTTCACGCAAATGCTGGCCAACGGCGGAGTTGGGAAGGGTGAGCGAATCATCGGCCGGAAGACGATCGATCTAATGCGGACTAATCATTTAAATGATAGACAGTTGGCCGACTTCCACAATTCCTACCTTGCTGGTTACGGCTATGGGCTTGGCGTCAGAACAATGATGGATCCGGCGGCCGGTCACTCCAACAGCTCCATCGGTGAATTCGGCTGGACCGGCGCCGCGGGCACCTGGGCTTCCATCGATCCAAGCGAAGGCTTCTCGGTAGTGTACATGCATCAATTATTCCCTAACATGGAGGAGTATCACCATCTTCGCGTCCGCGCAGCGGCTTATGGCAGCTTGTAA
- a CDS encoding acid phosphatase — MFKLKPSNKKRIVASLAVCLLSGSLGGGAGASAVAIPESVTPPKPSWGYFVDQYKNNDKDHLSAVSNPAIGVLSEYHKLWTPGDSWDTGSKLNNALLDANIQKVVEITANRTAEEAEAAYYDDRRKQSYSVIEGLGPLTDIYRVKAGARTTIKSIPADATRVKYDDEGTNSGIPESSLGSIVSLVDTLRGSYSSTNPAKSYYNYARPFRWNDHVAVLPTLVPAQNPDPSNDGGYPSGHTNAAYLTAYAMAYAIPERYQELLTRASELGHNRIVAGMHSPFDVMGGRVMATALAAAILNDPANSSLKKAAYEEAHNILLAHTGAAADRFSDYAANKQNFTKRLTYDFPQAGPTGKPAVVPKGAEVLLETRFPYLDDTQRRWVLATTALPSGYPVLDDEEGWGRLNLFAAADGYGAFAGDVTATMDSTQGGFHAEDRWRNDISGTGRLIKKGTGTLKLEGSNMYSGGTRIDGGTLVGESETAFGLGDVSNQGGTLVVANASGKLTIGGSFKQSEQGTLELRLDGPNDGLRIKGSASYAGRLRVNFAKGYVPKGVITIITDGSPDKNGEFASVETAGLPSGYKVQTIYNGYSVQLKVHAGK, encoded by the coding sequence ATGTTTAAGTTGAAGCCGTCGAACAAAAAACGAATCGTTGCATCCTTAGCGGTATGTTTGCTGTCAGGGAGCCTTGGCGGAGGAGCAGGGGCAAGCGCCGTGGCAATCCCCGAATCGGTAACTCCGCCGAAGCCGTCATGGGGTTACTTTGTGGACCAATACAAAAATAATGATAAAGATCATTTATCGGCCGTCTCCAATCCCGCGATTGGAGTTCTATCGGAATATCACAAGCTCTGGACTCCCGGGGACAGCTGGGATACGGGAAGCAAATTGAACAATGCGCTGCTGGACGCCAATATCCAGAAGGTCGTCGAAATCACTGCCAACCGGACGGCTGAAGAGGCGGAAGCCGCCTATTACGATGACCGCCGCAAGCAAAGCTACAGCGTTATTGAAGGATTGGGCCCCCTCACCGATATCTACCGCGTCAAAGCAGGAGCTAGGACGACGATCAAAAGCATTCCGGCCGACGCTACCCGTGTAAAATATGACGATGAGGGGACGAATTCGGGCATTCCCGAGTCATCGCTAGGCAGCATTGTCAGCTTAGTCGATACGCTGCGCGGCAGCTATTCTTCGACGAATCCTGCGAAGAGCTATTACAACTATGCCCGCCCTTTCCGCTGGAATGACCATGTAGCCGTCCTGCCAACTCTTGTTCCAGCTCAAAACCCCGATCCAAGCAATGACGGCGGCTATCCCAGCGGTCACACGAATGCGGCATACTTGACGGCCTACGCGATGGCTTATGCCATCCCGGAGCGTTACCAGGAGCTGCTCACCCGCGCATCGGAGCTTGGGCACAATCGGATTGTCGCAGGTATGCACTCGCCATTTGACGTCATGGGAGGGCGGGTCATGGCGACAGCGCTAGCTGCGGCAATCCTGAATGATCCGGCCAACAGCAGCCTGAAGAAGGCGGCCTACGAGGAGGCGCACAATATATTGCTCGCTCATACGGGGGCAGCGGCAGATCGTTTCAGCGATTATGCTGCGAACAAGCAGAACTTTACGAAGCGGTTGACTTATGATTTTCCACAGGCAGGGCCAACAGGTAAGCCGGCCGTCGTGCCGAAAGGAGCGGAGGTGCTGCTGGAGACGCGATTTCCATACCTCGACGATACGCAGCGCCGCTGGGTGCTGGCTACGACGGCTCTCCCTTCCGGGTATCCCGTGCTGGATGACGAGGAAGGCTGGGGGCGTCTCAATCTCTTTGCAGCAGCGGATGGATACGGCGCATTTGCAGGTGACGTTACGGCAACAATGGATTCTACGCAAGGCGGCTTTCATGCAGAGGACCGCTGGCGTAATGACATCTCCGGCACAGGCAGGCTGATCAAGAAAGGGACAGGCACATTAAAGCTGGAAGGCAGCAATATGTATTCCGGGGGAACGCGGATCGACGGAGGGACGCTTGTTGGCGAATCGGAAACGGCGTTCGGCCTCGGAGACGTGTCCAATCAGGGAGGCACTCTCGTGGTTGCCAATGCTTCCGGCAAGCTGACGATCGGAGGAAGCTTCAAGCAGTCTGAGCAAGGAACGCTGGAGCTTCGCCTTGACGGCCCGAATGACGGGCTGCGGATTAAAGGAAGCGCGTCGTACGCAGGAAGGCTGCGGGTAAACTTTGCGAAGGGTTACGTGCCTAAGGGCGTCATCACGATTATTACGGACGGCAGTCCGGATAAAAATGGAGAGTTTGCATCGGTAGAGACCGCCGGGTTGCCGAGCGGTTATAAAGTTCAGACGATCTACAATGGCTATAGCGTTCAGTTGAAGGTGCATGCGGGCAAGTAG
- a CDS encoding bile acid:sodium symporter family protein has protein sequence MLQSMNRLLNRLMPIITPVSIVIGLLCGSRLSSFTYLSPWLFAFMTFAGSISLGFKDFVNVLKRPLPLIICLFILHLAMPLIAMGFGHLVYPGDMYMITGLILAASIPTGVSTFVWVSMYKGNIALTLSIILIDTMLAPFLVPGILSLLVGTDVQLDVYDMMSSLFWMIVVPSLIGMILNEWSKGAIAPVWGPRLNPFSKLTMAAIVAINGSVVAPYLTDFSLHLAGLAVVIVAIASTGYLLGLAFSKLMGWSYADRVALIFNGGMRNISAGAVLAVTYFPAPVAVPVVLGMVFQQMIASLVGYLLGRNAPADKG, from the coding sequence ATGCTGCAATCCATGAACCGCCTGCTGAACCGCTTGATGCCTATAATTACTCCGGTGAGCATCGTCATTGGTCTCCTTTGCGGCAGCCGCCTGTCTTCATTTACTTATTTGTCCCCATGGCTGTTCGCATTCATGACCTTTGCCGGAAGCATCAGCCTCGGTTTTAAAGATTTTGTGAATGTGCTCAAGAGGCCCTTGCCCCTGATCATCTGCCTGTTCATCCTGCATCTGGCGATGCCTCTGATTGCGATGGGCTTCGGCCATCTTGTCTATCCGGGAGATATGTATATGATCACCGGGCTAATCCTCGCTGCCAGCATCCCGACGGGGGTCAGCACCTTTGTATGGGTCAGCATGTACAAAGGTAACATAGCCCTAACGCTATCGATTATTCTGATTGACACGATGCTGGCTCCCTTCCTTGTTCCCGGCATTCTATCCTTGCTCGTCGGCACCGATGTGCAATTGGATGTGTACGACATGATGAGCAGCCTGTTCTGGATGATCGTCGTGCCCTCCCTGATCGGCATGATTTTGAATGAATGGAGCAAAGGAGCTATCGCTCCCGTTTGGGGCCCGCGACTCAACCCGTTTTCTAAGCTCACGATGGCCGCCATCGTGGCCATTAACGGCTCGGTCGTCGCCCCCTATCTTACGGATTTCAGCCTGCATTTGGCAGGTCTGGCCGTCGTCATCGTGGCCATTGCTTCTACGGGCTACTTGCTCGGCCTGGCCTTCTCCAAGCTCATGGGGTGGAGTTATGCCGACAGAGTCGCGCTCATCTTCAATGGCGGCATGCGTAACATCAGCGCGGGGGCGGTGCTGGCCGTTACTTATTTTCCTGCTCCTGTTGCCGTTCCGGTCGTACTCGGTATGGTATTCCAGCAAATGATCGCCTCCCTTGTCGGTTATTTGCTGGGCCGCAATGCTCCGGCAGATAAGGGGTAA
- a CDS encoding MGH1-like glycoside hydrolase domain-containing protein: MRLNESLLTKLRDLDAVTLIGEEKQSSHGSVLEEWQRSGVKFASSAERFEGVYYSAARKLLDCIVTSRGGAHVLHEGGAYPGTWLESTGTINAELLSRFIPGVAEATFRLFAEYQRVDGQMPYKVTAQGPAYRQIQMVTPLARSVWNHNMLNKRDKKDQAFLREMYTAMARFDEWLVRYRNTRGTGCVEAFCTFDTGHDLSPRFWHVPDTAHLDDARQYNPASPILPFLAPDLTANVYCQRKYLARMARELGAEAEGAGWELKAKQSEQSLFRHCFDETDEFFYDVDRNGDFVRVQSDVLLRVLACETGDRALFDKALRRYLLNTSKFFAKYPLTSVAMDDPRFDPSSAYNSWAGPTNFLTLIRTSHAFEHHGRYVELTWVMQPILSAMSRMTRFSQTLSPWTGEEGYTDTYSPSLLCVLDFVERMCGIMPTPEGELWFTGLLPYPMDHGEEVSNETAYSRIVDGTRFELVNTRKDSVVYRDGEAYIQFPYGTRIVTDLKGKLLKVVGMSVAPTEGVVLVEGKAYPIAVKGNEQQAFTGGGFETMSDFGIVMSTYR, from the coding sequence ATGAGATTGAATGAGAGCTTATTGACAAAGCTGCGGGATCTGGACGCGGTAACGCTGATTGGGGAGGAGAAGCAAAGTTCTCACGGGTCAGTACTTGAGGAATGGCAGCGCTCAGGCGTTAAGTTTGCATCCTCGGCGGAACGGTTCGAGGGCGTCTATTACTCCGCGGCCCGCAAGCTGCTGGATTGCATCGTCACGTCCCGAGGGGGTGCTCACGTCCTGCATGAAGGCGGAGCTTATCCGGGCACCTGGCTGGAGAGCACGGGGACGATCAATGCCGAGCTGCTGTCGCGGTTCATACCCGGCGTGGCGGAGGCTACGTTCCGCCTGTTCGCCGAATATCAAAGGGTCGACGGCCAGATGCCCTATAAGGTAACGGCGCAGGGGCCGGCTTACAGGCAAATCCAGATGGTGACTCCGTTGGCCAGAAGCGTATGGAATCACAATATGCTGAATAAGCGGGATAAAAAAGATCAGGCCTTCCTGAGGGAAATGTACACCGCCATGGCCCGGTTTGACGAATGGCTCGTCCGGTATCGGAACACTCGGGGCACTGGCTGCGTAGAAGCATTCTGCACGTTCGATACCGGCCATGATCTGTCGCCGCGCTTTTGGCATGTTCCTGATACCGCCCATTTGGACGATGCCCGGCAGTATAACCCGGCTTCGCCTATACTTCCATTTCTGGCGCCTGATTTGACAGCTAACGTATATTGCCAGCGCAAATATTTGGCCAGAATGGCGCGGGAATTGGGAGCAGAGGCGGAAGGAGCCGGATGGGAGTTGAAGGCCAAGCAGAGCGAGCAGAGCTTGTTCAGGCACTGCTTCGACGAAACGGACGAGTTCTTCTATGATGTGGATCGGAATGGGGATTTCGTCCGCGTCCAGTCCGATGTATTGCTGAGGGTATTAGCCTGTGAGACAGGGGACCGTGCATTATTCGACAAGGCGCTGAGACGTTACTTGCTGAATACGAGCAAGTTTTTTGCTAAATATCCTTTAACCTCAGTAGCGATGGATGATCCGCGCTTTGATCCGTCCTCGGCGTATAATAGCTGGGCTGGGCCCACGAATTTCTTGACTTTGATTCGAACGTCGCATGCTTTTGAGCATCACGGTCGATACGTGGAGTTGACCTGGGTGATGCAGCCGATATTAAGTGCGATGTCCCGTATGACTCGTTTTTCGCAAACATTGAGCCCATGGACGGGAGAAGAAGGATACACGGACACTTATTCACCATCGCTTTTATGCGTGCTGGATTTCGTAGAGCGGATGTGTGGGATTATGCCTACGCCTGAGGGAGAGCTGTGGTTTACAGGGCTGCTGCCGTATCCGATGGATCATGGGGAAGAAGTCTCGAACGAGACGGCTTATTCGCGAATCGTTGACGGTACGAGGTTCGAGCTGGTCAATACGCGCAAGGATTCGGTGGTATACCGGGACGGGGAAGCTTATATTCAGTTCCCGTATGGTACGAGAATCGTGACCGATCTTAAGGGGAAGCTATTGAAGGTTGTTGGAATGAGCGTGGCTCCGACAGAGGGTGTAGTGCTGGTCGAAGGTAAGGCTTACCCGATTGCGGTCAAGGGGAATGAACAGCAAGCATTTACGGGAGGCGGCTTTGAGACAATGAGCGACTTCGGTATCGTTATGTCGACCTATCGATAG
- a CDS encoding glycoside hydrolase family 43 protein: MNRTMTMPAWGDLGNGYYRNPVLNADFSDPDVIRVGDDFYMVCSDFHFMGMPVLHSKDLVNWSIIGKVYERLDIDPAYDDMRAYAKGSWAPALRYHNGLFYVYFCTPDEGLYMSTTQDPAGPWSPLHEVKRVVGWEDPCPFWDNDGHAYLGHSTVGAGPIIIHRMSADGRTLLDDGVIVYVGKIAEGTKIYKRNGYYYLVIPEGGVETGWQTVLRARDIYGPYERRVVLQKGATDINGPHQGALVELDSGETWFMHFQSAGAIGRVCHLQPVEWVDDWPVIGAAGEPVAVYAKPSVAGRHPVRLPQTSDTFEGPELGLQWQWNHNPVNDSWSLRERPGYLRLKAMPALELLQARNTLTQKLIGSKGIVCTELSVLHMNPGQRAGLAFLCAREENWIGVVTEEGGNYLQAVTGGTVFHGPKLAGESVWLKSHIDLSGETSFFFSLDGITFIPLGGECRMSAGFWKGARVGLFSYTIGEKGGRADFQGFRYEHDGPWA, translated from the coding sequence ATGAACCGAACGATGACAATGCCTGCGTGGGGGGATCTTGGCAACGGCTATTATCGCAATCCTGTGCTGAACGCGGATTTCTCCGATCCGGACGTCATCCGCGTGGGCGATGATTTCTATATGGTGTGCTCGGATTTTCATTTCATGGGCATGCCGGTACTGCATTCGAAGGATCTGGTCAACTGGTCGATCATCGGCAAAGTATACGAACGGCTGGATATCGATCCGGCGTATGACGACATGCGGGCTTATGCGAAAGGGAGCTGGGCGCCTGCGCTCCGCTATCACAATGGGCTGTTCTATGTGTATTTCTGCACGCCGGATGAAGGGCTGTACATGAGCACGACTCAGGATCCTGCCGGTCCCTGGAGTCCGCTTCATGAAGTGAAGCGCGTCGTCGGCTGGGAGGATCCCTGCCCATTCTGGGACAACGACGGCCATGCCTATCTGGGCCACAGCACCGTTGGCGCCGGCCCAATTATTATTCACCGCATGAGCGCGGACGGTAGGACGCTGCTGGATGACGGCGTCATCGTCTATGTAGGAAAAATTGCCGAAGGAACGAAAATATACAAGAGAAACGGATATTATTATTTGGTTATTCCCGAAGGCGGCGTAGAGACCGGCTGGCAAACTGTGCTTCGCGCCAGGGATATTTATGGCCCGTATGAACGCCGGGTCGTCCTGCAGAAGGGAGCGACCGATATCAATGGCCCGCACCAGGGAGCATTGGTGGAGCTGGACAGCGGGGAGACGTGGTTTATGCATTTCCAGAGCGCGGGTGCGATCGGAAGGGTGTGTCACCTGCAGCCAGTGGAGTGGGTGGACGATTGGCCCGTCATTGGTGCGGCTGGAGAGCCCGTGGCCGTGTATGCGAAGCCGTCCGTCGCCGGGCGTCATCCGGTGCGGCTGCCGCAGACCTCGGATACGTTTGAGGGACCGGAGCTCGGACTGCAGTGGCAGTGGAACCATAATCCGGTCAATGACAGCTGGTCTTTGCGCGAAAGGCCGGGATATTTGCGGCTGAAGGCAATGCCTGCGCTGGAGCTTCTGCAGGCGAGAAACACTTTGACCCAGAAGCTGATCGGAAGCAAAGGCATCGTATGTACCGAGCTCAGCGTTCTGCATATGAATCCGGGACAGCGAGCGGGCTTGGCCTTCCTCTGCGCCCGGGAAGAGAACTGGATCGGCGTTGTGACAGAGGAAGGCGGCAATTATCTTCAAGCCGTTACAGGCGGAACGGTATTCCACGGTCCGAAGCTTGCCGGCGAATCGGTCTGGCTGAAAAGTCATATCGATTTATCGGGCGAGACCAGTTTCTTCTTCAGCCTGGATGGGATAACGTTCATCCCGCTAGGCGGCGAGTGCCGCATGAGCGCAGGCTTCTGGAAGGGAGCGAGAGTCGGGCTGTTTAGTTATACGATCGGTGAGAAAGGCGGCAGAGCCGATTTTCAAGGCTTTCGCTACGAGCATGATGGGCCGTGGGCGTAA
- a CDS encoding carbohydrate ABC transporter permease → MHKTSISRKIFLTFNYILLTVTAIVCILPLINVLAISFSSSSAAAAGYVKLWPVDFTVASYKYALTKNEFLTGFFVSGKRVLLGYIVNMLITISIAYPLSKEKKALGMRNVYAWFFIITMLFHGGLIPTYMTIKSLGLLDTIWALVLPGAVPVFNVILLMNFFRNLPKEIEEAAYIDGAGHWRVLWSIYCPLSKPALATISLFVLVGHWNSWFDGLIYMNSPANYPLQSYLQTIIIEADPSIVSSNELLDMSEISNRTFKSAQVFLAAFPVLIIYPFLQKYFMKGLVFGSVKG, encoded by the coding sequence ATGCACAAAACATCAATCAGCCGAAAAATATTTCTGACGTTCAACTATATTCTGCTAACCGTTACGGCCATTGTATGCATTCTGCCGTTAATCAACGTGCTCGCCATTTCCTTCAGCTCCAGCAGCGCGGCGGCTGCCGGGTATGTTAAGCTCTGGCCCGTTGATTTTACGGTCGCCTCATATAAATACGCGCTGACCAAAAATGAATTTCTGACCGGATTTTTCGTTTCGGGCAAACGAGTGCTGCTCGGCTATATCGTCAACATGCTTATTACCATTTCGATCGCCTATCCGCTATCGAAGGAGAAAAAGGCGCTCGGGATGCGGAACGTGTATGCCTGGTTCTTCATCATTACGATGCTGTTCCACGGCGGGCTGATTCCGACCTATATGACGATCAAGTCCTTGGGGCTGCTGGATACGATCTGGGCGCTAGTACTGCCTGGCGCCGTACCCGTATTCAATGTCATCCTGCTGATGAATTTCTTCCGCAACCTGCCCAAAGAAATCGAGGAAGCGGCTTATATTGACGGGGCCGGCCATTGGCGCGTGCTGTGGAGCATCTATTGTCCGCTTTCGAAGCCAGCCTTGGCGACGATATCGCTGTTTGTTCTCGTGGGGCACTGGAACTCCTGGTTTGACGGCTTGATCTACATGAATTCGCCTGCCAACTATCCGCTGCAGAGCTATCTGCAGACGATCATCATCGAGGCCGATCCGAGCATCGTCAGCTCCAATGAGCTGCTCGATATGTCGGAGATTTCAAACCGGACGTTTAAATCGGCTCAGGTATTCTTGGCCGCCTTCCCGGTACTGATCATTTATCCGTTCCTGCAGAAATATTTCATGAAGGGGCTCGTGTTTGGAAGCGTGAAGGGATAA